The sequence below is a genomic window from Salinispira pacifica.
ACCAGTGATTATGCCTCCCTGGCGAAGGCTTTTCCCCGGGAAAGCAGGGATATTCTCAGCCAGCTGAGACAGGGGCGGCTGGGCATCCTCTTCAAAATCGAAGGCATTGAACCGCTGAGGAAAACCCTGGATGAACTGGGTTCCCGGCTCATCTACGGAATTATTCTCACCGCCGTGCTGGTAAGTTCCTCGCTGATTTTTTCCTCGGGGCTGCCGCCGCTGTGGAAAGGAGTTCCGGTCATCGGATTGGCGGGATTTGCCATAGCGGGTATTATGGCATTAAACTATGTATTAAACCTTATCCGACATTATTTCAGGGAGCGCTGGAAATAGAGATGGGATGCGGTTTCGGAGGAAGGATGTACAGGAGCTCTGCTGTCAGAAAAAGATACAGTTCCACCGTTGAATGGACCCGTCCCGGGGATGATGTACTCTTTTTCAGATGGAGCAGTTCACCCCGGGATATGTATCATGCCGAACAGATACGCATCCTGCCGGGACAGAGTCTTTTGTGCATCCACAACTCGGTATGTACGGCCATCCTCAAGGAACCCGGCCTGTATGATCTGCAGGGAAACGGCAGGGAGTTCTGGTCAAAAGTGGAAGCGGCCCTGGAAGATACGCCATCCCGGGACGGAGGCCCAGGATCCTCCCCCGCCTTCTTTTTTGCACGCACAGGTGAACTTCCCTCCCAGAGCTGGAACAGCGGAACATATCTCAGGTACGAAGAACCCCGGGAAGGCGTCCGTATGCTGCTCAGACTATTCGGCAGCTACCGGGTGAAACTGGTGAACCCCGACAGCTATTTCGTGAACCTGGGTGAAAATATCGGAATATACTCCCTCTCCCGCTTCAGGAATGCAATGACCAGACGGATGCCCGATATTATTGCCGAGTTCCTGAAAACCGCGGAGCTGAGTCACACAGACTTTGAAGAATCCAGGGAAGATTTATCGGTGAAACTTGAAGAGGTAATGAAACGGGCCTGTACACCCCTGGGGCTGGAAATCTTTGATACCCGTATTGAAGGGATGGTGTATGAAGAAGAGGACAGTTCCCCGGACAGAACTCCCTCAGACAGCGGCAACTCCAGGGTTCGGGAGAAAGAGCCTGCCGAAAGCCCGGTTCCGGAACAGCTGAGTGAACAGCCCCTGGAACATAGTGAGAAAGATGATTCCGACCCGCTGGTTCACAGACTTGAGAGTCTGAAAAAGATGCTTGACCGTAAGCTGATCACCCCGGAAGAATATCAGACGAAAAAGGAAGAGATCCTGGCGAAGCTGTAATGCGCCGGTTCCCGGCTGCCGACCCCAAGCTGCGAAGCTTCCACGGCTGCCCCCACCCGGACAGCGGCGGGCCCGGGCCGGCCGGATTCCCTTGGGTACCCCGCTAAACGGCAACGGCCCCCTGGCCGGCCGGATTCAGGAAGCACCCCGCTAAAACCCCAGACTGGAAAGGATTCCCAGTACAGACGACCGGTATCCCCCTCCGAACAGATTCAGATGGTTCAGCATATGATACAGATTATAGAGATCTCTGCGGGTATGGTACTCCCTATCTACGGGCAGCACCTCCCGGTATCCCCGGTAGAAGGAGGAGGGGAAGCCGCCGAACAGTTCGGTCATGGCAAGATCCGCTTCATTATGCCCGGCGTAGACCGCAGGATCAATGAGCACCCCTTCGCCCCGGCTGCTGAACAGATAGTTTCCGGACCATAAATCGCCGTGGAGCATGGAGGCTTTCGGGCGCCGGGGCAGAAAGTCTCCCAGCCTGTTCATGAGCTGCTTCATCCGTTTCTCCAGGGCGGCATCGGCATACCCGGCTCTCCCGGCAAGTTCCAGCTGGGAGCCCAGCCGCCGGGTACGGAAAAAATCCACCCAGTCCGCCTCAGCCCCGTTGCTCTGGGGGCTCAACCCGATGTAATTGTCCCGGAAAAACCCGTAACCGCCCTCCTGTGAATGACTCCCGGAGAACAGAGAATACAGATCCAGGCTGTGAAGAGTTGCCAGCTCTGCGCCGAACTCAAGGGTCTGTTCCGGGGAGGGACGGCCGGGCTCGATGTAGGCAATGAGAATGCCCGTATCCATTACCCCGTACACTTCGGGAATCCTGAGGCTGCTGCAGCCGGCTTCCCGGGCAGCGGCTTTCAAAGCAAGAAGCCCCAGTGCTTCGGAGCGGAACAGGGACGGTTCCGCCCGGGACTGGTATTTGTACACCAAAGGCGGAAGTGAGGAATGACTGAGGATCAAAGCGCGGTTAATGCAGCCGCCGTGAAGATCCCGGCTGCTGCATTCCCCGGAATCCGAAACGGCTGAATTGGAAATTGTTTTCAAGGCCTCATTCAGGGAGGAGAAACGCAGGCCTTCATCAAGCCCCTGTGACAGTTCATTCAGACCGGAAATGCTCATGTTCGCCCCGCAGTCTCTCCGGATTTCAGGGCATTCAGAATCTGTTCGCTGCTTCGCTCAACAATATCAAACACATCGTCGAACCCGTTCTGACCGCCGTAATAGGGGTCGGGAACATCCATTGAAGCATTTCCCCGGGGATCAAACTCCCGGAACATGTATATGGCCGCAGGATTTTCCGCTCCGGCGGCCATATCCTTGAGCTTGGAATAGTGGCCCCGGTCCATGGCGAAAATCACATCGTAGTATTCCAGATCAGACTGGATAAGTTTCCGTGCGGGATGGGAAAAGGGTACACCCCGCCGTGCTGCGGTACTTCGCATTCTGGGGTCCGCATCCTCTCCCACATGATACCCGTGGGTGCCTGCAGACTCCACTTCGAACTCATGGTTCAGCCCCCGGGTCCGGATAATGTGTTCAAAAACCGCATGGGCCAGAGGGCTTCGGCAGATATTTCCGGTACACACAAAGAGTACCCGTGTAGGATGTGTCATGATAACCTCGCTTATTACATACCGGTGCCAAACCGGTGCAGTATCTTATGTATTATTACCGGGGGTGTATTATTACCGGGGGAAATTAAGGATCACCACCACCCCCATGGACGGGTTGGAGACACTGATCCGCCCCCCATCCCGACGGATAATCCACAGGGGCTCGGCTCCGTTGGGCTCATTCCCCCCTTCCCCGCCCTCAGCAGCGGAACTGTCGTTTCCCATGGTCTCTACGTCGGATCGGGCAAAGGTCTCTTCCATAGCCCCGCGCTCCGTTTCATCAGGGGATCCGTTTGCAGATCCGCCTGCGGTTTCATTTGTGCTGATATTTCCCTGCTGATTCATATTCTGCCCCGGTGTCGCCCCGGGAGCTGAGTCAGCTGCTTCGGTGCTTTCCGGCGAAACCGTTTCCTCACCCAGCTCAGCGGGAACGGAATACCCCCGGGGAATGGAAAAAGCGCTGCGTTGCGAAGAAAGAGATCTTCCGGCCAGTGCCGGAGTCAAATCGAAGAGCAGAGGGGCCAGGGAACCGTGGGCAAAAGGACCCGCGCCTTGTGAGGAAGTTCGGCTGGCATCGGCAGGTGCATTTTTTTCGGTGTTCCAGGAGGACGCCGGGAGATTCATGGAGGGAAATACCATGTATACCTGACGGAACATGGATGAAGATTCATACCTTCCCAGCATGCCCTCCTCGTTTCGGATTACTCCCCGGACAGCAGAACCGTTGACGGTTCCAGAATACACTGCGGCGGAATTCACATAAATATCCAGCTCAAAACTTTCCCCCCGGGAAAATGCCGAGCTTAATCCTGCATCCTGGGCACTCAATTGCAACAGCATAAGTATTCCGAACCACACAGCCTGAATCATGGACTCTCCTCTCCCGGTCCGAATCTCCTGAGAAGTTCATCAACCACCAGATCCAGCAGCTGATTGGGGTTGTTGGAACCTGCATCCAGGATCAGATCCGCAAAATCATAGGAATCATTATCTATATTATACAGTTTCAAATAGCGTTCGTGGTCCTGTCGGTCCCGCTCCCGGGTAAATTCCAGAATTTCATTAATGTCACCACCCTCACGCTGATGAATGCGCTGTACCCGTACTTCATCCGGAGCATGAAGATATACGGTGAGATCCGCAGAGGCACGGGTAAGCCAGATAGCCAGCCGGGAGGCGAGAACACAGTTGCCCTCTTGGGCAAGCTCGACCTGTCTCCGGTCCACGATGCGGTCGACCTCATCGCTTGCGGCTGCCTGTCGCATAATCTCCTTCAGAGAAACACCCCGCTCTTCGGCCAGGCTGCGAAAGGTATAATTTATCAGATTCAGCCCCAGGGTACGGGCAATGAGACTGCTGGTGGTGGTATTTCCGCAGCCGCTCTTTCCGGAGACGGCAATGCAAATGCGTCTTCCCTCTATGGATTTCTTCAATGTTTCTATTTTCGTCATATATCACCTGTGCCGGGGTTCGTCCCCACGGGTATGCCGCTGCCGGTTTCTGTGCCCGGGGTATACGCGGTATCTCTATTACTTTTTTTCCGTTCTGTCTGCCGTTCTGTCTGGCGTTCTGTCTGCCGTTCTGTCTGCCGTTCCGTCTGCCGTTCTTTATTCCGTTCTTTATTCCGGGGAGGCCTGATCGGTGCCTAATCCTTCCGGGACCCTATTCGATATTTCTCAGCTGTTCTCTGATATTTTCCAGGGCATCCTTCATATCAATAACCGCAGCGGATATTTCCTTCAACAGATTTTTTGAGCCGATGGTATTGGTCTCCCGGTTCATCTCCTGGCAGAGGAAATCCAGCCGCTTCCCCACCGCACCTCCCCGGTTGAATTCATCGGTGAACTGCTGAATATGAGCCTGAAGACGGCTGATCTCCTCGTTAATGGAGTGCTTAACCAGAAGAGAGGCCAGTTCGGTGAGAATCCGGTCCTCTTCAATTCTGTCTCCAAGCACTTCCTGAAAGCGGCTTCGCAGCTGAGTGTTAATATGACTCTCGATCCGGCTTTCTTCATTCCGGATCACCTGGAAGGAATTTCCGAAACGCTGGAGCTGCTCCATAATGTCCCTGGCTGTGGACTCACCTTCACGCTGTCTGCTTTCATTAAACTCGGTCAGGGCCTGGCTGAAGGTGCTGCGGATAATCGGCAGCACATCTTCCTGATCCCGCTGCTTTTCCAGTTTGATAATCCCGTCAAACGCCATAAGATCCGAAAGGGAGGGCCTGTTTTTCAGGCGGTAGCGGCGTTTCAGCTGATTCATCGCATCCACCAGGGCTTCGGCCTGGGAGTCATCGATTCGCACCCGGGTCTGTTCGGCCCCGGACTGGAGGCGCAGATACACTTCCACCCGCCCCCGGCTGATATGGGTTTTCAGTTCATCCCGAAGCTCCTGCTCAAGTCTTCCAAGGGTGGAGGGCAGGGAGATCTGGGGATCCAGATATCGGTTGTTGTATCCCTTTATTTCAATGCTGAGGGTGAGGTTCTCGCTGCTGTACTCCCGGCTGGCATAGCCGGTCATGCTGTGTATCATCGGTTCTCCTGGTGAGGCTGCTGATCCGCCGGGATGCAGAACGCCATTTGCTCTCCGGCGGAACGGGAAGCTGTGTGTCAGCTGCTGCGGGCTTCAAGGGCATTCAGCACCATTCGGCCCACACGCCAGTTGTCCCCCGCTCCCATGGTAACAAAAATATCACCGGACTGCAGATGTTTTTGGGCAAACTCTGCGGCTCCGGAAAAGTCCGGTATGTAGTGAACATGGGAATGATTCCGGGAAACCGCTTCTGCGAGATCCTCCCCCCGAATGCCCCAGCGGTTTTCTTCCCGTGCTGAAGCATAAATATCATTCAGAACAAGAACGTCCGCAGCCTGAAAGCATTGGGCGAACTCATCCTTCAGGGCAAAGGTCCGGCTGTAGGTGTGGGACATGAAATCCACAACAATCCGCCTGCCGGGATAAAAGTCCCGGAACCCCTGGAGTGTACCGGCGATTGCCCGGGGATGGTGGGCGTAGTCGTCAATTATGGTGATTCCTTTCGCCTGCCCCACCACCTCGCTGCGCCGTGTGGTTCCGGTGAACTGGCCCAGAGCGTCGGAAAGATCGTCAAACCCGATGCTTCCCGCAGACTCACCGCCAAGGGAGACTATGGACTCAAGAAGAGCCAGGGCGCCGGCAGCATTCAGCACCGAGTGAACCCCGGGATACTGGAGGCGGATATCCCTTCTGGCGGGTTCGCCGCTCACCGGCCTGCCTACGGAGTCAGGATTCCTCGGCTGAACTGCACCGGGTACACGCTCAAGAGTGAAACTCTGGCTTCCGGACTCCACCCGGTGATTACTGATGCGGTAACTTCTCAATGGTTCAAGTTCGGTTTCACCTGAACTGAACCCGTAGGGAATGTAGTTCAGCCCGGGATTGCCCGATGCATAGGACTCCACGGTCTGTTTTGCCCCTGGATCGTCGGCACAGTACACCACAGTACCTCCCGGGGGAAGCTTTTCCATGAGCTGGGTGAAGGCAAAACGCACATCAGCTTCATTTTCGAAATAATCCAGATGATCCGCTTCGATACTGGTAATCAGACACACCTGGGGATTGAAGTTCAAAAAGTGCCGGCGGTACTCGCAGGTTTCTGCCACAAAAAAATCGTTCCCCCCGCTGTAGGTGGGACTTCCCTGAAAATTGCTCACACCGCTTCCCACCAGAACCTTGGCGGGAAGTTCCAGCCGGCGGATCATGGTTCCGATCATGGCGGTGGTTGTGGTTTTTCCGTGCACCCCCGCAACTGCCGCAAACGGAATACTCCGGGAATACGCCGCAAGAGCCGCAGAATATTCCATCATGGGGAGTTCCAGGGTGAGAACCCGCTGGAGTTCAGGATGGGTTTGGGGATCGTATGCGGAAGAATAGATGATCAGCTCCGCATCGTACGGAACCTGATTGGCATCGAATCCCTGAAACACCGGAATACTGTTTTTTTTCAGAATTGCATCAGTATAGAACTGATCCGCCACATCGGAACCGGAAACTTCAGCCCCTTCGTGTACCAGAAGCTCGGCAAGGGCGGCCATCCCCGTACCCTTGATGCCGATCATATATATTTTTACCTGTGATAGTCTGCCCGACTGGAGTGTCATGCATGTATCTTACGAAAATCAGGTTGCTTTGGCAATAATTGTCCTGAGAATCTCCTGCATGGGCTCACGGGCGATCAGTTCACGGCTCCGGGGCCGGGGGGCGTCCACGCTGAAGCGCTGAATAATCCGGGCGGGACGGCTGCTGAGAAGAATTATCTCATCCGCCAGAAGCAGGGCTTCCTCGGGATCATGGGTCACAAGGATATATCCGGGCTGATGCTCTTCCACGTAATTCTGGAACCATTCATGCATTCTGCTTCGGGTTAGATAATCAAGCCGGGAAAACGGCTCATCCAACAGGAAAAAATCCTGGCGGAACATGCAGCTCCGCATAAACGAGGCTCTTTGCCTCATGCCTCCTGAAAGCTGTTCGGGAAAATGGCTGCCGAAGCCTTCCAGGCCGAATTGGTCCAGCTGGTTCAGAACGCTCCGCCGGGCGTCCCGGGCCTTTTGCCCTTTGAGAATCAGGGGGAGGGCAATATTATCCGCCACGGTTTTCCATGGGAGGAGCAGGTCATCCTGCTGCATGTAGCTGATCCAGCCCTGGCGGTTGAGTACGCTCCGGCCCTGGAACCGCACCTCTCCCTGCTCGGGGCTGAGCAGTCCTGCAAGAATGTGGAGAAGCGTGCTTTTCCCGCAGCCGCTGGGTCCCAGCACCGCAGCCGAGCTGCCCCGGGGTACCGACAGGTGAATATTTTCCAGCACCTTCAGTCCGCCGTAGTAGTAATCCAGATCCCGGACATCAATGCCCGGGACCGGATTATCTGAATTATTTCGGGAGATATTCATTCGTGAAGCTCGCTTCAACATCCAACTCCCTGTTGATCAGCTGATTTTCATAGAGCCAGTCTGCATACCTGCTCCATACAATGCTCCGCATTTCTCCCCAGCGGGGTGCTTCCGCAATAAATTCATCTTTCAGAAACTCAAGGCTCTGAACCGCCAGTTCGGCGGGAATTTCCGGGACCGCATCCACCAGAAGTTCGCCGGCTTCCAGGGGGTTTTCCACGGCATACTCATAGCCCCGGGAAAGAGCAGTCAGAAATGCACGTGCGGTGTCGCCCCGCTCCTCCAGGAGAGTTTCAGAAGCGATAATTACCGGAGTGTAGTAGTCGAACACCTGGTTGAGCTCGGCCAGATCAAGATAGTTCAGGGGAACGTCCCGAATCTCCGCTTCCACAAGAGTCCAGCCTTCAAACACCCAGGAAAAATCGACTTCCCGGTCGGTGGCTGCGAAGAAATCTGCCGATCCGCTGTTCAGCAGGGTGATATCATCCAGGGACAATCCCTCAGCCTCCAGAAGAGTCTCCAGCATGGCGGTTTCCACCGGGGATCCCCAGCCTCCGTAGGTCATCCCTTCAAGATCGGCTATGGTCTCTATTCCACGGTCTGCGGGGGAGGCAAAACCTGATGTGTTATGCTGAATCACCGCCGCCAGGGCCACCACGGGAAGTTCATCCTCACCGGTACGGGCAAATGTCACCGATTCCTGGTAGGAATATCCGAAGTCGGCCTTGCCGATTGCCACCAGACTTTCCGCACTGGCCTCCGAGGGCTGAATAATTTCAACATCCAGGCCGGCTTCTTCAAAAAATCCAAGGTCACGGGCAACATATGCACCGATGTGATTGGTGTTTGGTACCCAATCCAGGGTCAGAACAATTTTTTCCGGTTCCGAAATATCTCCGGAATTCCGGTCCCCTGCTCCTTCGCTGCCGCCGGAAGCCCAGAGGGACGCCGCGGCGATACCCGCTATCAAGAAAACAATGATGTGTCGATATGTACCTTTTCGCATATCTTTACTCCTTTAAAATTTTGCAGATTCATGCTGCATGGTTGTGCTGCGTTGAGTTATTTCGTTTGTCATACTTCTCACTTTCGTGCGTCTCACACCGCCGGCTCGGCCGTTCTGTTCTCACGGCGGTAGGGCAGAAACAGGTATTCCATCAGCTTTACCAGAAGAAAAAATCCTGCACTGAGAAGCATGATCATCAGAATTGCTGCGAACACCCTGCTGGCGGCAAATGATTTCTGACTCCTGATCAGATACACTCCCAGCCCGGAACTGCCTCCCAGCCATTCGCCGATCACCGCCCCCATAATGGAATAGGTTGCAGCGATCCGCATTCCCGCGAAGAACGCCGGCAAGGTACCGGGAAGCTTCACATGCCGGTAGATCTGCAGCCTTCCGGCCCCCATGCTCTTCATCAGCTCGATGTAATCCCTGTCCAGGGCGCTGAAACTTTTCAGCAGATTCACCAGGATGGGAAAAAAACATACCAGCACCACCGCAAGAATTTTGGGCACGATCCCGAAACCGAACCACAGAATGAACAGAGGTGCCACCGCAATAAGCGGAATGGTCTGACTGGCAACCGCCATGGGGTAAAACAGATGGTAGAGAAGGTTCAGACTATCCATGAGAAGGGCAAACAGCAGTGCTGCCGCCACCGCAATGAACAGCCCCAGCCCCGCAGCGTGAAGCGTGCTCACGGAATGCTCCATGAGCACAGGAAACACCTCCACAAACGAGCGCACAATTGCGTAGGGTCCCGGAAGAACATAGGGGGGCAGCAGAGGCGAAAGCAACTGCCATCCTGCAATCAGAAGCAGCAGAATTCCTGTGGGCAGCAGAAAGCGCAGAAGCCGGGAATCAGGAATACTTGGCCATTTTTTCTTCATAGGCCACCCCCCGGGTTTTGTAATCGATTTTCACGTAGGAAACGATGCGCTCAGCTCCCTCTTTCACGCATATCTGCTGTGCTTCCTTCACCAGTTCAAGGAGAGAAGTGAGGGGTCCCTGAATGGTGGTTTCCATGGGACCAACCCAGTATTTGAATCCTGAGGCGGCGATGTGGGCGATCACCTTATCTATAACCGGGTACAGCCGCTCATCATCGACCCTGGGAAGGACCTGCAGGCTGAGATGAATATCCGGCTCATTGGATGGGGCCGCGGCATGAGAGTCATGAGGTTCCATATTTCATTTCCTTCGGGGATGAAGGAAGAATTCCGGCAGGCACAAAAAAACCCAACAGCTGTTGGGGGATTCGTGTGAGCAGATACAGCGGTTTTTCGCTGCATCAGACCTTTGCGGGCCCTACGCTGGCATTATCCAGATCAGGTCACGGGTCGAAGCATTGCTTCCTCTCAGCCGGTACTATCCAGCTCCCCTTGCTATGTTATGCATACCCTACTGCCGAGGCCGAAATATGTCAAGCTTCGGCAGGAACGCTTACTGCAATTTGAAGGTAATACTCTTAGTCTTGAAAAGTTTCAGCACATTTCCGCTGAATCTCCGGGTTGTGTCCTTCACCTCAAGCCGTTTTCCGTGAAGCTTTCCGCTTGAGGAGTGAAGTTCCACCCCGTCGAACTCATCGTACAGAAAAAACGATATGCGGACCGGGCCGAAGCCCTGAAGCAGATGCTCCAGATACAGCTGCAGGGTGGTCTCTTTTTTACCTTTTCCCCCGCCCTGCCTTCGCACATGCGCCTTGATGCTGATCTCCGTCTGGTTGGCCCGGGTGTATCCGCCGGTCAGACCGTCATCGCTCACATAACGGTACTCCAGGGTTGCCCTGGAACCGGCGCGCATGATTACATGAAATTCCACGTTGCTGATGTCGCTCTGGTTCGTTTTGGGTTCCTTGTGAAGCATGGGAATAATGCTGTCCTCCCGGAAGAACAGCGGCGTGGACTCATCATCCAGGGAACACTGAATCCATCGCCCCCCCTTTTTCCAGCTGCCGTCTCCGGCATCGAACCACCCCGGAAACGTATGTTCACCCTCAACCTGAGCCGGAAGATACACTTTCCGTTTCTGCTGGTTCTCCATGGTTGACGGCGCCTGAAGAATAGAAGGCCCCACCATGAACGCATCGCCGATATTCCAGCTTTCCTCCATGCTATCCGGAAAATGGTACCAGAGAGGGGCAAGAATCGCTCCCCCGTGAAGTTCCTGTTCAATGTGCAGGTTATACAGATACGGCAGCAGCCGGTATCTGAGTCGGATAAAACGGGATACGATGTTTCTCACCCTGGATCCGAATTTCCAGGGCTCCTGGTGAGCGGTGCCCTTGCAGGAATGATTGCGCAAAAACGGCTGAAGGAATGCGGACTTGTACCAGTCTATCATCAGCTTCGCATCTGCATCTTCAATAAAGCCCGGAACATCCGCCCCCCAGAAGGGAATCCCGGAGAGGCCCAGGTTCATTCCGGTTTTAATGGTCTGTGCAAGATGATGGTAGTTGCTTGCATTGTCTCCCAGCCATACCGCCGCATAACGGGAAGTACCGGGGCTGCCGCTGCGGCTGAGAATAAATGGACGCAGATCAGGCGCATGCCGTTGGAACCCCTCCCGGCTGGCCTTCTGCATTCCCAGGGCATAGGAATTATGAAAGTAGCCGTGGGGCAGACGGCCGTTCTGAAAACGCATATCTTCCGGGGAGGCGTCCCCGGTTGCCGGATCATTCATATCCAGCCATATCCCCT
It includes:
- a CDS encoding YicC/YloC family endoribonuclease yields the protein MIHSMTGYASREYSSENLTLSIEIKGYNNRYLDPQISLPSTLGRLEQELRDELKTHISRGRVEVYLRLQSGAEQTRVRIDDSQAEALVDAMNQLKRRYRLKNRPSLSDLMAFDGIIKLEKQRDQEDVLPIIRSTFSQALTEFNESRQREGESTARDIMEQLQRFGNSFQVIRNEESRIESHINTQLRSRFQEVLGDRIEEDRILTELASLLVKHSINEEISRLQAHIQQFTDEFNRGGAVGKRLDFLCQEMNRETNTIGSKNLLKEISAAVIDMKDALENIREQLRNIE
- a CDS encoding fructosamine kinase family protein yields the protein MSISGLNELSQGLDEGLRFSSLNEALKTISNSAVSDSGECSSRDLHGGCINRALILSHSSLPPLVYKYQSRAEPSLFRSEALGLLALKAAAREAGCSSLRIPEVYGVMDTGILIAYIEPGRPSPEQTLEFGAELATLHSLDLYSLFSGSHSQEGGYGFFRDNYIGLSPQSNGAEADWVDFFRTRRLGSQLELAGRAGYADAALEKRMKQLMNRLGDFLPRRPKASMLHGDLWSGNYLFSSRGEGVLIDPAVYAGHNEADLAMTELFGGFPSSFYRGYREVLPVDREYHTRRDLYNLYHMLNHLNLFGGGYRSSVLGILSSLGF
- the cmk gene encoding (d)CMP kinase, yielding MTKIETLKKSIEGRRICIAVSGKSGCGNTTTSSLIARTLGLNLINYTFRSLAEERGVSLKEIMRQAAASDEVDRIVDRRQVELAQEGNCVLASRLAIWLTRASADLTVYLHAPDEVRVQRIHQREGGDINEILEFTRERDRQDHERYLKLYNIDNDSYDFADLILDAGSNNPNQLLDLVVDELLRRFGPGEESP
- a CDS encoding glycoside hydrolase family 31 protein, with the translated sequence MYVSKTPSPRNFRYDQHSELKQSWYRAGASLLALEVSDERWQSEPAIIDFSPSALPEFQTLDLTETNAPSGAAGGDAHPELELVQHSGEDPDQASAVPCSGGFSLLWRGAAILDAGPIGVGGEDLRSWIVNFRSHPEYRFYGLGEKNGGPEFSGRRVGFRNTDVLGDFPWQQVISGEPDPMYISIPYVLIHSPGGWLGVFSHNLYRSWMALGSNPHIEIMDSADTDQQLFIAAEDGAPVLFFIAGDTPEQVTRQFHRLLGTHPRPPLWSLGHHQSRWGYAGPDDLNQVREQFRKYGIPNDGLWLDIDYMDGYRVFSFDPDLFPDPGAEIDRLQSHGHRVVPIIDPGVKLDPGYPPYQEGSTQELFCKNSAGGEYVGYVWPGETVFPDFSLAETRDWWAKKVSVLADLGIEGIWLDMNDPATGDASPEDMRFQNGRLPHGYFHNSYALGMQKASREGFQRHAPDLRPFILSRSGSPGTSRYAAVWLGDNASNYHHLAQTIKTGMNLGLSGIPFWGADVPGFIEDADAKLMIDWYKSAFLQPFLRNHSCKGTAHQEPWKFGSRVRNIVSRFIRLRYRLLPYLYNLHIEQELHGGAILAPLWYHFPDSMEESWNIGDAFMVGPSILQAPSTMENQQKRKVYLPAQVEGEHTFPGWFDAGDGSWKKGGRWIQCSLDDESTPLFFREDSIIPMLHKEPKTNQSDISNVEFHVIMRAGSRATLEYRYVSDDGLTGGYTRANQTEISIKAHVRRQGGGKGKKETTLQLYLEHLLQGFGPVRISFFLYDEFDGVELHSSSGKLHGKRLEVKDTTRRFSGNVLKLFKTKSITFKLQ
- a CDS encoding ABC transporter substrate-binding protein → MRKGTYRHIIVFLIAGIAAASLWASGGSEGAGDRNSGDISEPEKIVLTLDWVPNTNHIGAYVARDLGFFEEAGLDVEIIQPSEASAESLVAIGKADFGYSYQESVTFARTGEDELPVVALAAVIQHNTSGFASPADRGIETIADLEGMTYGGWGSPVETAMLETLLEAEGLSLDDITLLNSGSADFFAATDREVDFSWVFEGWTLVEAEIRDVPLNYLDLAELNQVFDYYTPVIIASETLLEERGDTARAFLTALSRGYEYAVENPLEAGELLVDAVPEIPAELAVQSLEFLKDEFIAEAPRWGEMRSIVWSRYADWLYENQLINRELDVEASFTNEYLPK
- the murC gene encoding UDP-N-acetylmuramate--L-alanine ligase codes for the protein MIGIKGTGMAALAELLVHEGAEVSGSDVADQFYTDAILKKNSIPVFQGFDANQVPYDAELIIYSSAYDPQTHPELQRVLTLELPMMEYSAALAAYSRSIPFAAVAGVHGKTTTTAMIGTMIRRLELPAKVLVGSGVSNFQGSPTYSGGNDFFVAETCEYRRHFLNFNPQVCLITSIEADHLDYFENEADVRFAFTQLMEKLPPGGTVVYCADDPGAKQTVESYASGNPGLNYIPYGFSSGETELEPLRSYRISNHRVESGSQSFTLERVPGAVQPRNPDSVGRPVSGEPARRDIRLQYPGVHSVLNAAGALALLESIVSLGGESAGSIGFDDLSDALGQFTGTTRRSEVVGQAKGITIIDDYAHHPRAIAGTLQGFRDFYPGRRIVVDFMSHTYSRTFALKDEFAQCFQAADVLVLNDIYASAREENRWGIRGEDLAEAVSRNHSHVHYIPDFSGAAEFAQKHLQSGDIFVTMGAGDNWRVGRMVLNALEARSS
- a CDS encoding ABC transporter ATP-binding protein encodes the protein MNISRNNSDNPVPGIDVRDLDYYYGGLKVLENIHLSVPRGSSAAVLGPSGCGKSTLLHILAGLLSPEQGEVRFQGRSVLNRQGWISYMQQDDLLLPWKTVADNIALPLILKGQKARDARRSVLNQLDQFGLEGFGSHFPEQLSGGMRQRASFMRSCMFRQDFFLLDEPFSRLDYLTRSRMHEWFQNYVEEHQPGYILVTHDPEEALLLADEIILLSSRPARIIQRFSVDAPRPRSRELIAREPMQEILRTIIAKAT
- a CDS encoding SHOCT domain-containing protein, with translation MYRSSAVRKRYSSTVEWTRPGDDVLFFRWSSSPRDMYHAEQIRILPGQSLLCIHNSVCTAILKEPGLYDLQGNGREFWSKVEAALEDTPSRDGGPGSSPAFFFARTGELPSQSWNSGTYLRYEEPREGVRMLLRLFGSYRVKLVNPDSYFVNLGENIGIYSLSRFRNAMTRRMPDIIAEFLKTAELSHTDFEESREDLSVKLEEVMKRACTPLGLEIFDTRIEGMVYEEEDSSPDRTPSDSGNSRVREKEPAESPVPEQLSEQPLEHSEKDDSDPLVHRLESLKKMLDRKLITPEEYQTKKEEILAKL
- a CDS encoding thiamine-binding protein; its protein translation is MEPHDSHAAAPSNEPDIHLSLQVLPRVDDERLYPVIDKVIAHIAASGFKYWVGPMETTIQGPLTSLLELVKEAQQICVKEGAERIVSYVKIDYKTRGVAYEEKMAKYS
- a CDS encoding ABC transporter permease, whose amino-acid sequence is MKKKWPSIPDSRLLRFLLPTGILLLLIAGWQLLSPLLPPYVLPGPYAIVRSFVEVFPVLMEHSVSTLHAAGLGLFIAVAAALLFALLMDSLNLLYHLFYPMAVASQTIPLIAVAPLFILWFGFGIVPKILAVVLVCFFPILVNLLKSFSALDRDYIELMKSMGAGRLQIYRHVKLPGTLPAFFAGMRIAATYSIMGAVIGEWLGGSSGLGVYLIRSQKSFAASRVFAAILMIMLLSAGFFLLVKLMEYLFLPYRRENRTAEPAV
- a CDS encoding low molecular weight protein-tyrosine-phosphatase, with product MTHPTRVLFVCTGNICRSPLAHAVFEHIIRTRGLNHEFEVESAGTHGYHVGEDADPRMRSTAARRGVPFSHPARKLIQSDLEYYDVIFAMDRGHYSKLKDMAAGAENPAAIYMFREFDPRGNASMDVPDPYYGGQNGFDDVFDIVERSSEQILNALKSGETAGRT